The Streptomyces sp. NBC_01439 genome contains the following window.
AGGTCGAAGGTGTTGTCGACGACCTTGACGACCTTGCAGAGGTCGGCCACCTTCTCGGTGCAGCCCTTGCTTTCGACCTTGGGTGCGTTCTCCGGGCCGGTGACGACGACGCAGTCGCCGGCCTCCGCGTGCACCGGGGCCTCGCCCGGGTCAGGAGCGGCGGGCTGCTCGGGGGGCTGCGGCGCGGGAGGCGTGGCCGTGGAGGGTTCCTTGGGGACGTGTACATGATCGAACGCGCGTACGTCATCGGCTCCTGAAACCACAGAAGGGACTCTTCCCTTCCGCTTTCCAATTAGACTCGGAGTCGTGATCCTGTCGACTCGTCAGGGCCGCTCCGCCGGATCCCGGCCTACAGACGCCCCCCGGGCCGGCCTGCAGTCGAGCCCCGGGCCCCGAGGCCGACCGTCGGGGCCTCCTACCGGGCGTGGCCGAGGAGCGGCCCCCGCGCCGTTCAGCGGTGGTTGCGCAGAATCGCGCTCGTGAGGGGGCGAGTCGTTACGGCCAGCCCTGCTTCACCTTGGCGGGTGCGGTGTTCCAGCTCTTGGGTATGAAGGTGATGACGTAGGTTCCGCGGTCGAAGTCCGTGTATCCGGAGGACCAGCTGCGGAACTTGCTCTCGTATACCTGCATGGGCCCCATACCGCCTTCCGGCGAGTGGTAGTGGTTGGCGTGGGTCCATATCGTGCTGTCAGGGTTTGTTTCTTTTTGGTCCCCGAACCAGCCGTAGTCGAAGTTGACATAGCTTTCGCCGGGTTTGGCAGGACTGCGTGAGGTGTTCCGGTCCTTCGACATGTCGACGAGGCCTGTGTTCTGGTTGGGGCGGAAGGCGTCGGGGTCCCCGTACTTCTGCTTGTCGGAGGTACTCCGGGGGTCCTGCCCGCTCCAGAAGTGCTTCGAGTAGATGACCGCCTTCATCTTGGACGGATCGTGGTTGCCCCCGTTCCTGTCCTTGAAGGACGGGGTGTTCCTCAGGGCCGAGTAGAAGTTCGAACGGCTGTCTTCGGCGGCGAGGGCGTCGCCGTTCTTCGCGAGCTCCGCCTTGAGGCTGCTCAGGTAGGCACTCTCGTCATGGGCGCTTTCCAGGGCCTTGTTCATGACGGATGCCACATCTCGGGCCCGGTTGAATCCCTTTGTCTCGTCAAAGCTTTGCTTGGCGATGCGCCCCTCGAACTCCGCCCGTGTCTCACCCGGCCGGGGACTGGTGTTCTCCAGAGCGTTCCGGTGCTTCTCCTCGTCGAATGACGCAAAGGCCAGTTTGTTCGTCGGATAGGGCCCTGAATTGACCCAGGTGACGCCGACGCACCCGTAGGACAGCTGCTCCCGCTGCTGTTCGGTCATCTGCTGCACTCGTCCGTCGCGGTGGCTGTAGACCTGCTGCCACTTGCGTATGTAGTTGCTGATCCCGGTAGTGGCCCTGTCTCCACGGGCCCGGTACGCGTCGGGCATGCGGTCCAGCGGCTC
Protein-coding sequences here:
- a CDS encoding LppU/SCO3897 family protein, whose protein sequence is MVSGADDVRAFDHVHVPKEPSTATPPAPQPPEQPAAPDPGEAPVHAEAGDCVVVTGPENAPKVESKGCTEKVADLCKVVKVVDNTFDLDKRNGVADAALAQQLETDKFVLCMEPVKN
- a CDS encoding protein-glutamine gamma-glutamyltransferase, whose translation is MYKRSGFLALTTVGIVLCTAGLTPSVGQAAGGTGDGKGSYADSNGLTADDVRLINALNEEALDLGLPGETSGRDLPSATESLRASAAAGDRVTPPAEPLDRMPDAYRARGDRATTGISNYIRKWQQVYSHRDGRVQQMTEQQREQLSYGCVGVTWVNSGPYPTNKLAFASFDEEKHRNALENTSPRPGETRAEFEGRIAKQSFDETKGFNRARDVASVMNKALESAHDESAYLSSLKAELAKNGDALAAEDSRSNFYSALRNTPSFKDRNGGNHDPSKMKAVIYSKHFWSGQDPRSTSDKQKYGDPDAFRPNQNTGLVDMSKDRNTSRSPAKPGESYVNFDYGWFGDQKETNPDSTIWTHANHYHSPEGGMGPMQVYESKFRSWSSGYTDFDRGTYVITFIPKSWNTAPAKVKQGWP